Proteins encoded in a region of the Streptomyces sp. NBC_00258 genome:
- the fahA gene encoding fumarylacetoacetase, whose product MPPFDVTEGDPFGPHNLPYGVFSLGGSDSGPVSGSDSDSGSGSGRRSVGVRLGDHVLDAGAAAVELGSPYAALLARPSLNPLLAAGRTAWSDVRRAITAWVTVPSHRETIAPLLHPLSEVTLHLPFEVADYVDFYASENHARNVGQIFRPDAEDSLTPNWKHLPIGYHGRSGTVVVSGTEVVRPSGQRKAPADPAPVFGPSVRLDIEAEVGFVVGTPSPMGTAVPLSGFRDHVFGLCLLNDWSARDLQAWEYVPLGPFLGKSFATSVSAWITPLDALDDARVAPPTRTHPLLPYLDDADDAAEDPGGYDLRISVAVNGHVVSEPPFSTMYWTAAQQLAHMTVNGASLRTGDLYGSGTVSGASDNQRGSLLELTWNGRDTLELPDGKRTFLEDGDTVTLTAWAPGPHGTRVGLGEVSGRIAASA is encoded by the coding sequence ATGCCCCCCTTCGATGTCACCGAGGGCGATCCCTTCGGCCCGCACAATCTTCCGTACGGCGTGTTCTCCCTTGGCGGGTCCGACAGCGGGCCCGTCAGTGGCTCCGACAGCGACTCCGGCAGCGGCTCCGGCCGGCGGAGCGTGGGCGTCCGGCTGGGCGACCACGTGCTGGACGCGGGGGCGGCGGCCGTGGAACTCGGCTCCCCGTACGCCGCTCTGCTCGCCCGCCCCTCGCTGAACCCTCTGCTCGCGGCCGGCCGCACGGCATGGTCGGACGTGCGGCGCGCGATCACGGCGTGGGTAACGGTGCCGTCCCACCGCGAAACGATCGCGCCCCTGCTGCACCCGCTCTCCGAGGTGACGCTCCACCTCCCCTTCGAGGTCGCCGACTACGTCGACTTCTACGCCTCCGAGAACCACGCCCGTAACGTCGGCCAGATCTTCCGCCCCGACGCCGAGGACTCCCTCACCCCCAACTGGAAGCATCTGCCGATCGGTTACCACGGCAGGTCGGGCACCGTCGTGGTCTCCGGGACCGAGGTCGTACGCCCCTCGGGCCAGCGCAAGGCCCCGGCCGACCCGGCACCGGTCTTCGGGCCGTCCGTCCGGCTCGACATCGAGGCGGAGGTCGGCTTCGTGGTCGGCACGCCTTCGCCGATGGGCACGGCCGTCCCGCTGAGCGGCTTCCGCGACCACGTCTTCGGGCTCTGCCTCCTCAACGACTGGTCCGCCCGCGACCTCCAGGCCTGGGAGTACGTCCCCCTCGGCCCGTTCCTCGGCAAGTCCTTTGCCACGTCGGTGTCTGCCTGGATCACCCCGCTCGACGCCCTGGACGACGCCCGGGTCGCGCCCCCGACGCGTACGCATCCGCTGCTGCCGTATCTGGACGACGCCGACGACGCCGCGGAGGACCCCGGCGGCTACGACCTGCGCATCTCCGTCGCCGTCAACGGCCATGTCGTCTCCGAGCCTCCCTTCTCGACCATGTACTGGACGGCCGCCCAGCAGCTGGCCCACATGACGGTGAACGGCGCGTCGCTGCGCACGGGCGACCTGTACGGGTCGGGCACCGTGAGCGGGGCCTCGGACAACCAGCGGGGCTCCCTCCTGGAACTGACCTGGAACGGGCGCGACACCCTCGAACTGCCGGATGGCAAGCGGACGTTCCTGGAGGACGGGGACACGGTGACGCTGACCGCGTGGGCTCCCGGGCCGCACGGCACACGGGTGGGCCTCGGCGAGGTGAGCGGGCGCATCGCGGCGAGCGCGTAG
- a CDS encoding DUF5959 family protein, whose amino-acid sequence MTAYAYVGPEDIWEAVRPGGGGARIRTPADLDAFLSARPADELAEPFTFVVDASMTLRLAPRRSEHVACADGKPVRAAGELGFTRTASGWAVTYASNQSTGYCPDPESWRSLAAALTRVGVDRAGTHTGGYTHPITYRRCPSCAEWNSVQEAHFVCALCDADLPADHRTGPTDLALLTDEEGNSVRITVLGRHPLMAAGLAAEIVVETPFVRGRLELALWRRRLEAWGRALDAASHRGEDIAWMTVEQGPSISIRLTGERDCPEVIVEDDTISMATVCVPVDLPRNWIDGHRQKLRDVLTLWNPED is encoded by the coding sequence ATGACCGCGTACGCCTATGTGGGCCCCGAAGACATATGGGAAGCCGTCCGGCCCGGCGGGGGCGGCGCCCGGATCCGGACCCCGGCCGACCTCGACGCCTTCCTGTCCGCCCGCCCCGCCGACGAACTCGCCGAGCCGTTCACCTTCGTCGTCGACGCCTCCATGACCCTGCGCCTGGCTCCACGCCGCTCCGAGCACGTGGCCTGCGCGGACGGGAAACCGGTGCGCGCCGCCGGGGAGTTGGGCTTCACGCGGACCGCGTCCGGCTGGGCGGTCACGTACGCGAGCAACCAGTCCACCGGCTACTGCCCCGACCCCGAGTCATGGCGATCGCTCGCGGCGGCCCTCACCCGCGTGGGCGTCGACCGCGCCGGCACCCACACCGGCGGCTACACCCACCCGATCACCTACCGCCGCTGCCCGTCCTGCGCCGAGTGGAACTCCGTGCAGGAGGCCCATTTCGTCTGCGCCCTCTGCGACGCCGACCTCCCGGCCGACCACCGCACCGGCCCGACGGACCTCGCGCTCCTCACCGACGAGGAGGGCAACTCGGTCAGGATCACGGTCCTCGGCCGGCACCCGCTGATGGCGGCGGGCCTCGCGGCCGAGATCGTCGTGGAGACGCCTTTCGTCCGTGGCCGCCTCGAACTCGCGCTGTGGCGCCGCCGACTTGAGGCCTGGGGACGCGCCCTGGACGCCGCATCGCACCGCGGCGAGGACATCGCATGGATGACGGTGGAACAAGGACCGTCGATTTCCATTCGGCTCACGGGAGAACGGGATTGCCCCGAGGTGATCGTGGAGGACGACACGATTTCCATGGCCACCGTGTGCGTACCCGTCGATCTTCCCCGGAACTGGATCGACGGCCACCGGCAGAAACTGCGTGACGTACTGACCCTCTGGAACCCGGAAGACTGA
- a CDS encoding ABC transporter ATP-binding protein, with protein sequence MSTSSETRTSAGTTAARAPAPVRGTRLTLSAATLGRPDASALADVDLDVTPGEILTVVGPSGCGKSTLLRTLAGLLPVLAGTVEQDGRRIEGPAADRALVFQEDALLPWRTLRANVELPLAIQGLPRGERRRQAESWLDRVGLADRSTQLPHRVSGGQRQRAQLARALAPRPRAVLMDEPFGALDAQTRAGMQDLLVEVLHGTGATVVFVTHDVDEALFLGDRVALLGSGRLTAVREVPRPRDRTAHDDPARVALRREVLTSLST encoded by the coding sequence ATGAGCACCTCGTCTGAGACCCGGACATCCGCCGGGACGACGGCGGCACGGGCACCCGCGCCCGTACGCGGCACCCGGCTCACCCTCAGCGCCGCCACGCTGGGCCGGCCGGACGCCTCCGCGCTGGCCGACGTCGACCTGGATGTCACCCCGGGCGAGATCCTCACCGTCGTCGGCCCTTCGGGCTGCGGCAAGTCGACGCTGCTGCGCACGCTCGCCGGGCTGCTGCCCGTCCTGGCCGGGACGGTGGAGCAGGACGGCCGACGGATCGAAGGACCGGCGGCGGATCGCGCCCTGGTCTTCCAGGAGGACGCCCTGCTCCCCTGGCGCACCCTGCGCGCCAACGTCGAACTGCCCCTGGCCATCCAGGGACTGCCGCGCGGCGAACGCAGAAGGCAGGCCGAGTCCTGGCTCGACCGGGTCGGACTCGCCGACCGGTCGACGCAGTTGCCGCACCGCGTCTCCGGGGGCCAGCGCCAGCGCGCGCAGTTGGCCCGTGCGCTCGCCCCGCGCCCGCGCGCCGTCCTGATGGACGAGCCCTTCGGTGCCCTCGACGCCCAGACCCGGGCCGGCATGCAGGACCTGCTGGTGGAGGTGCTGCACGGTACGGGGGCGACCGTCGTCTTCGTCACCCACGACGTGGACGAGGCCCTGTTCCTCGGCGACCGCGTGGCGCTCCTCGGGTCCGGCCGGCTCACGGCGGTGCGCGAGGTGCCACGGCCACGCGACCGTACGGCGCACGACGACCCCGCACGCGTGGCTCTGCGGCGCGAAGTCCTCACTTCTCTCAGCACGTGA
- a CDS encoding HAD family hydrolase codes for MAAPIAYSLIATDLDGTLLRGDDTLSDRSRAALAMAIGRGARHLVVTGRPAPRVRPLLDELGSRGLAVCGQGAQLYDAGAERMVWSVTLDRELAETALGKIEAEVGDVYAAVDQDGVDGLTLIEPGYEMPHPTLPAVRVLRRDDLWTEPISKVLLRHPLLSDDELASAARGAVGSLATVTMSGPGTVELQPCGVTKATGLALAAEHLGLTPATTIAFGDMPNDIPMFDWAAHGVAMANAHPELQAVADEVTLSNEEDGIAVVLERLFGSRV; via the coding sequence ATGGCCGCACCGATTGCATATTCACTCATCGCCACTGACCTGGACGGGACGTTGTTGCGAGGCGACGACACCCTTTCGGACCGGTCACGCGCCGCGCTGGCGATGGCAATCGGGAGAGGTGCCAGGCACCTCGTGGTGACGGGGCGCCCGGCACCGCGCGTACGCCCCCTGCTGGACGAACTGGGCAGCCGGGGACTGGCTGTGTGCGGTCAGGGGGCGCAGTTGTACGACGCCGGCGCCGAGCGCATGGTCTGGTCGGTCACCCTCGACCGCGAGCTGGCCGAGACGGCGCTAGGCAAGATCGAGGCGGAGGTCGGGGACGTGTACGCCGCGGTCGACCAGGACGGGGTCGACGGACTCACGCTCATCGAGCCGGGGTACGAGATGCCGCACCCGACGCTCCCCGCGGTACGCGTCCTGCGTCGCGACGACCTCTGGACGGAACCCATCAGCAAGGTGCTGCTGCGCCATCCCCTGCTGTCCGACGACGAGTTGGCGTCCGCGGCCCGCGGAGCGGTCGGTTCCCTCGCCACGGTCACGATGTCCGGCCCCGGCACAGTCGAACTCCAGCCATGTGGCGTGACCAAGGCGACGGGTCTCGCCCTGGCGGCCGAACACCTCGGCCTCACTCCCGCCACCACGATCGCTTTCGGTGACATGCCCAACGACATCCCGATGTTCGACTGGGCGGCCCACGGCGTCGCGATGGCCAACGCCCACCCCGAACTCCAGGCGGTGGCCGACGAGGTGACCCTGTCGAACGAGGAGGACGGCATCGCGGTGGTGCTGGAACGGCTCTTCGGCTCGCGGGTCTAG
- a CDS encoding carboxylate--amine ligase, with the protein MPFGADREVPGLIVKFGDYPLHHGGVGAIRSLGRLGVPMYAITEDRYTPAAASRHLRQAFVWPTTGTERPERLVEGLLRVGRRIGRPTVLIPTDEEAAVLIAEHQADLADRFLFPRVEAGLPRRLASKQGLHELCLEHGIPSPESVCPESYEEIEDFAAKAAFPLVAKNREAFVRRVRPAVNGTTRVETRERLLALARDWGEHPGVILQEYLPREDAEDWIVHAYFDADSTPLAMFTGVKVRSWPPHAGMTANAYVVDNPELADIAARFIKQIGFSGVIDLDLRFDRRDGRYKLLDFNPRMGAQFRLFENESGIDVVRAMHLDLTGRTVPEGEQLAGRHYIVENIDLPALLAYRRSGYTTPHAPARASGTELAWLAADDLRPFFTMLARFVRPGVKHMYQLWRTNRASTRPSTG; encoded by the coding sequence GTGCCGTTCGGCGCGGACCGGGAAGTTCCGGGCCTGATCGTGAAGTTCGGCGACTACCCGCTGCACCACGGCGGAGTGGGCGCGATCCGCAGCCTCGGACGCCTGGGCGTACCGATGTACGCGATCACGGAGGACCGGTACACGCCCGCCGCGGCCTCGCGGCACCTGAGGCAGGCGTTCGTCTGGCCGACCACGGGGACGGAGCGGCCGGAGCGGCTCGTCGAGGGACTGCTGCGCGTCGGGCGCCGGATCGGCCGGCCCACCGTGCTGATCCCGACCGACGAGGAGGCCGCGGTGCTGATCGCCGAACACCAGGCGGACCTCGCGGACCGCTTCCTGTTTCCCAGAGTGGAGGCCGGGCTTCCGCGCCGGCTCGCCAGCAAGCAGGGCCTGCACGAACTCTGCCTGGAGCACGGCATACCCAGCCCGGAGTCCGTCTGCCCGGAGTCCTACGAGGAGATCGAGGACTTCGCGGCGAAGGCGGCATTCCCGCTCGTGGCCAAGAACCGTGAGGCCTTCGTGCGCCGCGTGCGACCGGCCGTGAACGGGACGACCCGTGTCGAGACCCGCGAGAGGCTGCTCGCGCTGGCGCGTGACTGGGGCGAGCACCCCGGGGTGATCCTCCAGGAGTATCTGCCCAGGGAGGACGCCGAGGACTGGATCGTGCACGCGTACTTCGACGCGGACTCGACGCCGCTCGCGATGTTCACCGGCGTCAAGGTCCGCTCCTGGCCGCCGCACGCGGGGATGACGGCGAACGCGTACGTGGTCGACAATCCTGAACTCGCGGACATCGCCGCGCGTTTCATCAAACAGATCGGCTTCAGCGGTGTCATCGACCTCGACCTGCGCTTCGACCGGCGCGACGGCCGGTACAAACTGCTCGACTTCAACCCGCGGATGGGCGCGCAGTTCCGGCTCTTCGAGAACGAGTCGGGGATCGACGTCGTCCGTGCCATGCATCTGGATCTGACCGGCCGCACCGTTCCGGAGGGGGAACAGCTCGCGGGCCGGCACTACATCGTGGAGAACATCGACCTGCCCGCCCTGCTCGCATACCGCCGGAGCGGCTACACGACACCGCACGCTCCCGCCCGCGCGAGCGGCACGGAGCTGGCGTGGCTGGCGGCGGACGACCTGCGGCCGTTCTTCACCATGCTCGCGCGCTTCGTGCGGCCCGGAGTGAAGCACATGTACCAGCTGTGGCGGACCAACCGCGCGAGCACCCGTCCGAGCACGGGGTAG
- a CDS encoding ABC transporter permease: MTRYVLKAASLAAALGLWQLLTSLNVDLWLRFSQFPTVADVAHAFADRVSGPDYWTDLTDSLTRILTGFLLAAVLGVATGGLVARSRLAEDLLGPLLEVVRPIPAIALVPVAILLFPSNEQGIVFITFTAAYFPVLVSTRHAVRALTPAWEEAVRTMGGGRWRILGSVVLPGALPGIFGGLSVGIGVSWICVISAEMISGQYGVGYRTWQDYTVVDYPGVFVGMVTIGVLGWLTSTAVELLGRRLTRWLPRTSYVPAARTRTPKRPPRAGSAPTAVRTEEARDEHLV, encoded by the coding sequence GTGACCCGGTACGTACTGAAGGCGGCCTCACTGGCGGCCGCCCTCGGTCTGTGGCAGCTGCTGACCAGCCTGAACGTCGACCTGTGGCTGCGCTTCTCGCAGTTCCCCACGGTCGCCGACGTGGCCCACGCCTTCGCCGACCGGGTGAGCGGCCCCGACTACTGGACCGACCTCACCGACAGCCTCACCCGGATCCTCACCGGCTTCCTGCTCGCGGCCGTCCTGGGCGTGGCCACGGGCGGGCTCGTGGCCCGCTCCCGCCTCGCCGAGGACCTGCTCGGCCCGCTGTTGGAGGTCGTCCGCCCGATCCCGGCGATCGCCCTGGTCCCCGTCGCGATCCTCCTGTTCCCCTCCAACGAACAGGGCATCGTCTTCATCACCTTCACGGCCGCCTACTTCCCGGTCCTGGTCTCCACCCGGCACGCGGTCCGCGCGCTGACCCCCGCCTGGGAGGAGGCCGTACGCACGATGGGCGGCGGCCGGTGGCGGATCCTCGGCTCGGTCGTCCTGCCGGGCGCCCTGCCGGGCATCTTCGGCGGCCTGTCGGTCGGCATCGGCGTCTCGTGGATCTGTGTCATCTCCGCCGAGATGATCTCCGGCCAATACGGCGTCGGCTACCGCACCTGGCAGGACTACACGGTCGTCGACTACCCCGGCGTCTTCGTCGGCATGGTCACCATCGGAGTGCTGGGCTGGCTCACCTCCACGGCCGTGGAACTCCTGGGCCGCCGGCTGACCCGCTGGCTCCCGCGCACGTCGTACGTCCCCGCGGCACGCACCAGGACACCGAAGCGCCCTCCGCGGGCCGGCTCCGCCCCCACCGCCGTCCGCACCGAGGAGGCGCGCGATGAGCACCTCGTCTGA
- a CDS encoding ABC transporter substrate-binding protein: protein MKRTAVATVAVAVLLPLTGCGGDAEAGSGSTVTVTVGYQSKTINTVTAGTLLRSLGSFEKQLNALGDGVTYKVNWQDYATGAPITAQMTAGKIDIGSMGDFPLLINAARGKQLGRPTRLVSVTGYNLRGGLNTIVTAPDSKLDSLKDLRGKKVSTSIGSAADGTLVRALQRAGIEPDKGIEKLNQQPAVGASALSAGSTDALSQFVAWPGLLAFQGRAKVLYDGAELNLPTFHGVTAREDFAKKRPAVLEAFLKAQAEATDYLHDHPVAAAEKVAKATGLPAEVVYLYNGAHGIATFDPAIKPKLVSALKKDVSILKSAKLTGDVDVDSFVDDQYVRKALGPDYAERLASTPAPAASEVWPKGATETRAFKSPAELLGYVAQHKDGIRAAYVPDATTGTLWFADKAVWVADGDDLLPFVAPETAKAYAVDHAGARVITYADALERAS, encoded by the coding sequence CTGAAACGCACGGCGGTCGCCACGGTCGCGGTCGCCGTCCTGCTCCCCCTGACCGGCTGCGGCGGTGACGCCGAGGCCGGCTCCGGCTCCACGGTCACCGTCACGGTCGGCTACCAGTCCAAGACCATCAACACGGTCACGGCGGGCACCCTCCTCCGCTCCCTCGGCTCCTTCGAGAAGCAGCTGAACGCGCTGGGCGACGGCGTCACCTACAAGGTGAACTGGCAGGACTACGCGACCGGCGCCCCCATCACCGCGCAGATGACCGCCGGAAAGATCGACATCGGCTCGATGGGCGACTTCCCGCTGCTGATCAACGCGGCCCGCGGCAAGCAGCTGGGCCGCCCCACCCGCCTCGTCTCCGTCACCGGCTACAACCTGCGCGGCGGCCTCAACACCATTGTCACCGCGCCGGATTCGAAGCTCGACTCCCTCAAGGACCTGCGCGGCAAGAAGGTGTCGACGAGCATCGGCTCGGCGGCCGACGGCACTCTCGTACGGGCCCTGCAGCGCGCCGGGATCGAGCCGGACAAGGGCATCGAGAAGCTCAACCAGCAGCCCGCGGTGGGTGCTTCGGCTCTCTCGGCGGGCAGCACCGACGCGCTCTCGCAGTTCGTCGCATGGCCCGGCCTGCTCGCTTTCCAGGGCAGGGCGAAGGTGCTGTACGACGGTGCCGAGCTGAACCTGCCGACCTTCCACGGGGTCACCGCCCGCGAGGACTTCGCGAAGAAGCGCCCCGCCGTGCTGGAGGCGTTCCTCAAGGCCCAGGCGGAGGCGACTGACTACCTCCACGACCATCCGGTGGCCGCGGCGGAGAAGGTCGCGAAGGCAACCGGGCTGCCCGCCGAGGTCGTGTACCTCTACAACGGCGCGCACGGCATCGCCACCTTCGACCCGGCGATCAAGCCGAAGCTGGTCTCCGCCCTCAAGAAGGACGTCTCGATCCTGAAGTCGGCGAAGCTGACCGGGGACGTGGACGTGGACTCCTTCGTCGACGACCAGTACGTCAGGAAGGCCCTCGGCCCGGACTACGCCGAGCGCCTGGCCTCGACGCCCGCACCGGCCGCGAGCGAGGTGTGGCCCAAGGGCGCCACCGAGACCCGCGCCTTCAAGTCGCCCGCCGAGCTGCTGGGTTACGTCGCGCAGCACAAGGACGGGATCCGCGCGGCCTACGTCCCCGACGCCACCACCGGCACCCTGTGGTTCGCCGACAAGGCGGTATGGGTGGCCGACGGCGATGACCTGCTGCCCTTCGTCGCCCCGGAGACCGCGAAGGCGTACGCCGTCGATCACGCGGGCGCCCGCGTGATCACGTACGCCGACGCCCTGGAGCGGGCGTCGTGA
- a CDS encoding FAD-dependent oxidoreductase, whose translation MMEPVAVIGAGPFGLSTAAHLRARGIPVRVFGEPMVSWRAHMPEGMLLKSTPAASNIDAPQRGHDLVDYCDAAGIRRLVTDEDIVPVETFVAYGEWFQQKLVPDLERVRVVSVDRRGDHGDAGQGGQRGGPGGDRPGPGGFELKLDSGELFTARAVVVATGLSGLAHLPPELAAAAPDGPTPTGPVSHSSQLHDLSRFSGRELIVVGAGQSALETAALAAEAGAQVRVVARGKGSVAFGAPPWTQPRLRPESPFGRAWSLWALSYYPHQYRNLPPQARHFLVRRVLGPLGAWWLRERFEGKVQVSEVSRIVRSGSVGGHPALAVQTLDGRVEELAADHVVAATGYRVDLAAMDFLGHELRTELAVSRGTPKLGARFRSSVPGLYFTGLPAAASYGPVMRFVCGTEFASPRLVRHLAGARG comes from the coding sequence GTGATGGAGCCGGTGGCAGTGATCGGTGCCGGGCCCTTCGGCCTGTCCACCGCCGCGCATCTGCGAGCGCGCGGCATTCCGGTACGGGTGTTCGGTGAGCCCATGGTGAGCTGGCGTGCGCACATGCCTGAGGGGATGCTTCTCAAGTCGACCCCGGCCGCCTCGAACATCGACGCCCCGCAGCGCGGGCACGACCTCGTCGACTACTGCGACGCGGCTGGCATCCGCCGACTCGTCACGGACGAGGACATCGTCCCGGTCGAGACGTTCGTCGCGTACGGGGAGTGGTTCCAGCAGAAGCTCGTGCCGGACCTGGAGCGGGTGCGGGTCGTCTCGGTCGACCGGCGCGGCGATCACGGGGATGCCGGGCAAGGCGGTCAACGGGGTGGCCCGGGAGGCGATCGGCCAGGCCCTGGGGGTTTTGAACTCAAGCTGGACTCCGGGGAGTTGTTCACCGCGCGGGCGGTCGTCGTCGCGACCGGGCTGTCCGGGCTGGCGCATCTGCCGCCGGAGCTGGCCGCGGCCGCGCCCGACGGACCGACCCCCACGGGGCCCGTCTCGCACAGCTCACAGCTCCACGACCTGTCCAGGTTCTCCGGCAGGGAGCTGATCGTCGTGGGCGCGGGCCAGTCCGCCCTGGAGACGGCGGCGCTCGCGGCGGAGGCAGGCGCGCAGGTGCGCGTGGTGGCGCGCGGCAAGGGATCGGTCGCCTTCGGCGCGCCCCCCTGGACGCAGCCGCGGCTGCGCCCCGAGTCGCCCTTCGGCCGGGCCTGGTCGCTGTGGGCGCTCAGCTACTACCCCCACCAGTACCGCAATCTGCCCCCGCAGGCCCGGCACTTCCTCGTCCGACGTGTGCTCGGCCCACTCGGCGCCTGGTGGCTGCGGGAGCGGTTCGAGGGGAAGGTGCAGGTGAGCGAGGTGTCGCGGATCGTCCGCTCCGGATCGGTGGGCGGCCACCCGGCCCTCGCCGTCCAGACCCTCGACGGACGCGTCGAGGAGCTCGCGGCGGATCACGTCGTCGCCGCGACCGGATACCGCGTCGACCTCGCCGCGATGGACTTCCTCGGGCACGAACTGCGTACGGAACTGGCGGTGAGCCGGGGGACACCGAAGCTGGGAGCCAGGTTCAGGTCCTCAGTACCAGGGCTGTACTTCACGGGGCTGCCGGCGGCGGCTTCGTACGGGCCGGTGATGCGGTTCGTGTGCGGGACGGAGTTCGCCTCACCGAGGTTGGTCCGGCATCTGGCGGGGGCGCGCGGCTGA
- a CDS encoding GntR family transcriptional regulator → MPTERIRDHAGQGATTVAAHRRRLRADRARQLADLLRHQVLAGGFPDGTLPHEAAIGADYRASRNTVRQALDLLRAEGLVERLPGVGTVVVAEKYPHGLDRLMGLAETLREHGRVSNEVRSVGPVAAPAPVAERLRVPVGADVLYIERLRRLNGLPLSLDLTYIPLDLGTDLLGADLENTDVFRLLEGITGQPLGHAEITLEAVNADAHSATVLQAPRGSAVLMLERLTHLADGRPVDLEFIRFRGDRITMSGLLRRSL, encoded by the coding sequence ATGCCCACCGAACGCATCCGTGACCACGCCGGCCAGGGCGCGACCACCGTCGCCGCCCACCGACGGCGGCTGCGCGCGGACCGGGCCAGGCAACTCGCCGACCTGCTGCGCCACCAGGTGCTGGCGGGAGGCTTCCCGGACGGCACACTGCCGCACGAGGCGGCCATCGGCGCCGACTACCGGGCCTCGCGCAACACCGTGCGCCAGGCCCTGGACCTGCTGCGGGCCGAGGGCCTCGTGGAACGGCTGCCCGGCGTCGGCACGGTCGTCGTCGCCGAGAAGTACCCGCACGGACTCGACCGGCTGATGGGACTCGCGGAGACCCTGCGCGAACACGGCCGGGTCAGCAACGAGGTCCGCTCGGTCGGCCCCGTCGCCGCACCCGCCCCGGTCGCCGAGCGGCTGCGTGTGCCCGTCGGCGCCGACGTCCTCTACATCGAGCGGCTGCGACGGCTGAACGGCCTCCCGCTCTCCCTCGACCTCACCTACATCCCACTCGACCTCGGCACCGACCTGCTCGGCGCCGATCTGGAGAACACCGACGTCTTCCGCCTCCTGGAAGGCATCACCGGACAGCCGCTCGGGCACGCCGAGATCACCCTGGAGGCCGTCAACGCCGACGCGCACTCCGCGACGGTTCTGCAGGCCCCGCGCGGCTCGGCCGTCCTGATGCTGGAGCGCCTCACTCATCTCGCCGACGGCCGCCCCGTCGACCTGGAGTTCATCCGCTTCCGCGGCGACCGCATCACGATGAGCGGTCTGCTGCGCCGCTCGCTCTGA
- a CDS encoding transglycosylase SLT domain-containing protein, with protein sequence MAARGKHRRPRINTLTRGIVAAGTGGAALALPIVGATGAHAAQPAQAAQVASAAVPQVSLVTYKVVAGDTLTKIAKKHSTSGGWQNLYKANRAVIGDDPAVIRPGLKLTVGTKNAQTLAKTATATKSSTASAVTPAAAKTYSNDLDGWIRESLDIMAQQGIPGSYDGIYRNIMRESSGNPQAMNNWDSNAAAGTPSKGLLQTIDPTFNAYHVAGTSMDPFDPVANITAACNYAAARYGSIDNVFGAY encoded by the coding sequence ATGGCCGCACGAGGCAAGCACCGCCGCCCCCGAATCAACACCCTCACACGTGGCATCGTCGCCGCGGGAACCGGCGGAGCCGCGCTCGCGCTCCCCATCGTCGGGGCGACCGGCGCCCACGCCGCACAGCCGGCACAGGCCGCGCAGGTCGCATCGGCCGCGGTCCCGCAGGTCTCGCTCGTCACGTACAAGGTGGTCGCGGGCGACACCCTGACCAAGATCGCCAAGAAGCACTCCACGAGCGGCGGCTGGCAGAACCTTTACAAGGCCAACCGCGCGGTCATCGGCGACGACCCGGCGGTCATCCGCCCGGGCCTCAAGCTGACAGTCGGCACGAAAAACGCCCAAACCTTGGCAAAGACGGCCACTGCGACCAAGTCGTCCACCGCGTCCGCCGTCACCCCCGCCGCCGCGAAGACGTACTCGAACGACCTCGACGGCTGGATCAGGGAATCGCTGGACATCATGGCCCAGCAGGGCATCCCGGGGTCGTACGACGGCATCTACCGCAACATCATGCGTGAGTCGTCGGGCAACCCGCAGGCCATGAACAACTGGGACTCCAACGCCGCGGCCGGTACGCCGTCGAAGGGGCTCCTCCAGACCATCGACCCGACCTTCAACGCCTACCACGTGGCCGGCACCTCGATGGACCCCTTCGACCCGGTCGCCAACATCACGGCGGCGTGCAACTACGCCGCCGCGAGGTACGGCTCGATCGACAACGTCTTCGGGGCCTACTGA
- a CDS encoding 4Fe-4S dicluster domain-containing protein: MPLAPQRADVPVTIDESKCIDGCTLCVDMCPLDSLAIDESNGKAYMHVDECWYCGPCAARCPTGAVTVNMPYLLR; encoded by the coding sequence ATGCCCTTGGCGCCCCAGCGGGCCGACGTGCCCGTGACCATCGACGAGTCGAAGTGCATCGACGGCTGCACCCTCTGTGTGGACATGTGCCCGCTGGACTCCCTCGCCATCGACGAGAGCAACGGCAAGGCCTATATGCACGTCGACGAGTGCTGGTACTGCGGCCCGTGCGCGGCCCGCTGCCCCACCGGAGCCGTGACGGTCAACATGCCCTATCTGCTCCGGTGA